A genome region from Drosophila simulans strain w501 chromosome 2R, Prin_Dsim_3.1, whole genome shotgun sequence includes the following:
- the LOC6734137 gene encoding integumentary mucin C.1, translating to MKFFAVLVCFSAVLAIAMASTPTTPPTSTTTTPSSPTTTTYTYTTSPSYPTYTYTTDTTTTKPIKQQLLSLLFNKKSG from the coding sequence ATGAAGTTCTTCGCTGTCCTCGTCTGCTTCTCCGCTGTCCTGGCCATCGCAATGGCATCTACCCCAACTACACCCCCAACCAGCACTACCACAACGCCTTCTTCGCCCACGACGACGACGTACACCTATACAACCTCCCCGTCCTACCCCACCTACACCTACACCACGGACACCACAACCACCAAGCCCATCAAGCAGCAGCTCCTGTCCCTGCTGTTCAACAAGAAGTCCGGATAG
- the LOC6734138 gene encoding endocuticle structural glycoprotein ABD-4, with product MQYTLIFIAALLLSLAQARPQVRGQAPGEPIPIIRQEQEVNFDGSYKYLYETGNGINAEEEGYLKNPGTDNAGQVAQGSFSYTSPEGIPIRITYLADENGFQPQGDHLPTPPPIPPAIQKALAYLATAPPPPQEQPGGFNNRRG from the exons ATGCAATACACA CTGATCTTCATAGCAGCCCTGCTGCTCAGCTTGGCCCAGGCCAGGCCCCAAGTGAGAGGACAGGCGCCGGGAGAACCCATTCCCATCATCAgacaggagcaggaggtcAACTTCGATGGCTCCTACAAGTATCTGTACGAGACGGGCAATGGGATCAAcgccgaggaggagggctACCTCAAGAATCCAGGCACCGATAATGCCGGCCAG GTTGCGCAGGGCTCCTTCTCGTACACCTCACCCGAGGGCATTCCGATTCGGATAACCTATCTGGCGGACGAGAATGGCTTCCAGCCGCAGGGCGACCACCTGCCCACGCCGCCACCCATCCCGCCTGCGATCCAGAAGGCATTGGCCTACTTGGCCACcgctccgccgccgccgcaagAGCAGCCCGGTGGGTTCAACAACCGACGTGGTTAG